From one Rattus norvegicus strain BN/NHsdMcwi chromosome 7, GRCr8, whole genome shotgun sequence genomic stretch:
- the Ccer1 gene encoding coiled-coil domain-containing glutamate-rich protein 1: MTQTVNEREDPLNLGGGGWASSIPLRTWPSYHRRQRGAPMSKRRYRDGPKTEYEAPRKQPKQQHIPGPWFQPPRGPYWALYSNWGRCGGPWRPPLVAFQSPLCPAQMIRAYGLHPLCVCCCSCWNGPWNPGWERPPGRKKRWGRRGRGLRRHPRRSFPRNPPIDLSKMLRPVNLYGWRAPGMRAPRNTTQFIMNQVYEDMRQQEKLERQQAALRAHQAQAGGISPGDSTTNDAPQSGAEEDSQLPEDLYGFMQDPSLTFSPAPGQQNQSPTPGLVEEEEKNVDDDECDEEVCDEKEESEEEEVDGESEDEDVDEEEVEEAGNGEEREEDQEEEDVSEEAGLEEGEQREEDKFLPLGMPLSILVGDEEERENFMNYDYLSQEQIIPNVPEADLFMVPDISH, encoded by the coding sequence ATGACCCAGACGGTCAACGAAAGGGAGGACCCCCTTAATCTGGGCGGTGGCGGCTGGGCATCCTCCATTCCCTTGCGCACCTGGCCCTCCTACCATCGAAGGCAGAGGGGCGCTCCGATGTCCAAGCGGCGCTACCGTGATGGGCCCAAAACTGAGTATGAGGCTCCCAGGAAACAACCCAAGCAACAGCATATCCCTGGTCCTTGGTTCCAACCACCTAGAGGGCCCTATTGGGCCTTGTACTCCAATTGGGGGCGCTGCGGAGGGCCCTGGCGCCCACCCCTCGTAGCATTCCAGAGCCCCCTGTGCCCAGCTCAGATGATCCGGGCCTATGGTCTGCACCCGCTCTGtgtctgctgctgctcctgctggaACGGGCCCTGGAACCCCGGCTGGGAGAGACCTCCCGGTAGAAAGAAGCGCTGGGGGCGCAGGGGTCGTGGCCTGCGCCGCCACCCTCGTCGCTCCTTCCCGAGGAATCCACCAATAGACCTGAGCAAGATGCTGCGCCCGGTCAACCTGTACGGGTGGCGGGCACCAGGGATGAGAGCGCCACGGAATACCACCCAGTTCATCATGAACCAGGTCTATGAAGACATGAGGCAGCAAGAGAAGCTGGAGCGCCAGCAGGCAGCGTTGCGGGCACATCAAGCCCAGGCCGGTGGCATCTCCCCAGGAGACTCCACTACCAATGATGCGCCCCAAAGTGGCGCCGAAGAAGATTCGCAGTTGCCGGAAGATCTGTATGGCTTCATGCAGGATCCCTCTCTAACCTTTAGTCCTGCTCCAGGGCAACAAAACCAGTCTCCCACCCCAGGGTtggtagaggaagaggagaaaaatgtTGATGATGATGAGTGTGACGAAGAGGTTTGTGATGAAAAAGAGGAGAgcgaggaggaggaagtggatggAGAGTCAGAGGATGAAGATGTGGATGAGGAGGAAGTCGAAGAGGCTGGcaatggggaggaaagggaagaggaccaagaggaggaggATGTATCGGAAGAGGCGGGGCTGGAGGAGggagaacagagagaggaagacaaattCTTGCCTCTGGGAATGCCTTTGTCAATCCTAGTAGGGGacgaagaagagagagagaactttatgAACTATGATTACTTAAGCCAAGAGCAAATAATTCCCAATGTGCCAGAGGCAGATCTATTTATGGTACCGGACATTAGCCATTAG